The Platichthys flesus chromosome 18, fPlaFle2.1, whole genome shotgun sequence genome includes a window with the following:
- the fzd3a gene encoding frizzled-3a — translation MDLLWVLSVSMLAVCVAIPMDGAAESHSLFTCEPITLRMCQGLSYNSTFMPNILNHYDQQTAALAMEPFHPMVNLQCSPELRMFLCALYAPVCTEYGRKTLPCRRICLQAKSDCYKLMDMFGVSWPEEMDCNRFPDCDAPYPRPVDLLSSSDTTESPIAVQRDYGFWCPRELKMDPELGYSFMGVRDCSPPCPNMYFTREELAFARYFIGVVSIVCLSATLFTFLTFLIDVSRFRYPERPIIFYAVCYMMVSLVFFLGFLLEDKVSCNAASPGRFRASTVTQGSHNKACTLLFMVLYFFTMAGSVWWVILTITWFLAAVPKWGSEAIEKKALLFHAGAWGIPGVLTVTLLAMNKIEGDSVSGVCFVGIYNLTALRWFILAPLGLDVVVGVALLLAGIAALNRVRMEIPLEKENQEKLVKFMIRIGVFSVLYLVPLLTVLACYLYESSYRAVWETTWVQERCREYHIPCPYQVESNSRPDLVLFLIKYLMMLIVGIPSVFWVGSKKTCFEWASFFHGKRRKDAMVNESRQVLQEPDFAQLLLRDPNAHISRKSRGTSTQGTSTHASSTHLAMLDEPPSASTSRAGSVRSARSKMSSYHGSLHRNRDDRYTASSFRAIDDRLPYGSMPRLNDQSQPRHCSTNRLEGLSRHGSTQLLESQSRHSSVRDLSSATQAALFNPGNGIHKVLEEDGSTA, via the exons CCCTTCCATCCCATGGTGAACCTGCAGTGCTCTCCAGAGCTCCGGATGTTTCTGTGCGCGCTCTACGCTCCGGTGTGTACGGAGTACGGCCGGAAGACGCTGCCCTGTCGCCGCATCTGTCTGCAGGCCAAGAGCGACTGCTACAAGCTGATGGACATGTTCGGCGTCAGCTGGCCGGAGGAGATGGACTGCAACAG GTTCCCAGACTGTGACGCGCCCTACCCCCGTCCTGTTGACCTCCTGTCCAGTTCGGACACCACCGAGTCCCCCATCGCCGTCCAGAGGGACTACGGCTTCTGGTGTCCCCGGGAACTCAAGATGGACCCTGAACTGGGCTACTCTTTCATGGGGGTGCGGGACTGCTCGCCCCCCTGTCCCAACATGTACTTCACTCGGGAGGAGCTGGCGTTCGCCCGCTACTTCATCGGGGTGGTGTCCAtcgtctgcctgtctgccacTCTCTTCACCTTCCTGACTTTTCTCATCGACGTGTCACGATTCCGCTACCCGGAGCGCCCGATCATCTTTTACGCCGTGTGCTACATGATGGTGTCCCTGGTGTTCTTCCTGGGCTTTCTGTTGGAGGACAAGGTTTCCTGTAACGCTGCGAGTCCTGGGAGGTTCCGGGCTTCGACGGTGACTCAAGGCTCCCACAACAAG GCCTGCACTCTGCTCTTCATGGTGCTGTATTTCTTCACCATGGCCGGCAGCGTCTGGTGGGTCATCCTGACCATCACCTGGTTCCTGGCTGCTGTCCCCAAGTGGGGCAGTGAGGCCATCGAGAAGAAGGCTCTCCTCTTCCATGCCGGTGCGTGGGGCATCCCCGGCGTCCTCACAGTCACGCTGCTCGCCATGAACAAGATCGAGGGAGACAGTGTCAGTGGCGTCTGCTTCGTGGGAATCTACAACTTGACGGCCCTGCGTTGGTTCATATTGGCCCCACTGGGACTGGACGTAGTG GTCGGTGTGGCGTTGCTCCTGGCCGGCATCGCAGCGCTGAACCGGGTCCGGATGGAGATCCCGCTGGAGaaggagaaccaggagaaacTGGTGAAGTTCATGATACGTATCGGCGTGTTCTCCGTGCTCTACCTGGTCCCCCTGCTGACCGTGCTGGCCTGCTACCTGTACGAGAGCAGCTACAGAGCAGTGTGGGAGACGACCTGGGTGCAGGAGCGCTGCAGAGAGTACCACATCCCCTGCCCCTACCAG gtggaGAGCAACAGTCGTCCGGACCTGGTCCTCTTCCTCATCAAGTACCTGATGATGCTGATCGTAGGAATCCCCTCTGTGTTCTGGGTGGGCAGCAAGAAGACCTGCTTCGAGTGGGCCAGCTTCTTCCATGGCAAGAGACGCAAAGA TGCGATGGTCAACGAGAGCCGCCAGGTGCTGCAGGAGCCCGACTTCgcccagctgctgctcagggacCCCAACGCACACATCTCCAGGAAGTCGAGGGGCACGTCCACCCAGGGGACCTCCACCCACGCCTCCTCCACCCACCTGGCCATGCTGGACGAGCCGCCCAGCGCCAGCACCAGCCGGGCCGGCTCGGTCCGCAGCGCCCGCTCCAAAATGAGCAGCTACCACGGCAGCCTGCACCGCAACAGAGACGACAG ATACACAGCCTCCAGTTTCCGGGCCATAGATGACCGACTGCCCTACGGTAGCATGCCTCGCCTCaacgaccaatcacagcccaggCACTGCAGCACCAATCGTCTGGAAGGCCTATCGCGACACGGCTCCACGCAGCTCCTGGAGAGCCAGTCGCGGCACAGCAGCGTCAGGGACCTGAGCAGCGCCACTCAGGCTGCTCTCTTCAACCCTGGAAACGGGATCCACAAAGTCCTGGAGGAGGACGGCTCCACAGCCTGA